Proteins found in one Brachyhypopomus gauderio isolate BG-103 unplaced genomic scaffold, BGAUD_0.2 sc73, whole genome shotgun sequence genomic segment:
- the LOC143491251 gene encoding macrophage mannose receptor 1-like isoform X4 gives MCYKQDSCHSYQLVLEPMSWYEAQRYCREKYTDLVSIRDQEQNEEVNLNGKISTTPFWIGLLCDDWEWTDGGLSTYRNWGTDQPQRPGDCTKLQRGKWISVSCNTGFPALCYHSNATGGSRLRTFNITGYENLTQSEAQTACRRNYTDLITVYSEEDNSVLANLTEEAGLYAAWIGLQRSQPRCKWSNGDAVTFRNSTQHCGTWSCCAAMKAEGSWDCNNCTQKKNFMCYKQDSCHSYQLVLEPMSWYEAQRYCREKYTDLVSIRDQEQNEEVNLNGKNSTTPFWIGLLCDDWEWTDGGLSTYRNWETDQPQTTGDCTTLLGGKWISVSCNTGFPALCYHSNATVFSAAGGSRLRTFHITGYQNLTQFEAQTACRRNYTNLVTVYSEEDNSVLANLTEEAGLYAAWIGLQRSQPRCKWSNGDAVTFRNSTQHCGTWSCCAAMKAEGSWDCNNCTQKKNFMCYKQDSCHSYQLVLEPMSWYEAQRYCREKYTDLVSIRDQEQNEEVNLNGKNSTTPFWIGLLCDDWEWTDGGLSTYRNWETDQPQTTGDCTTLLGGKWISVSCNTGFPALCYHSNATVFSAAGGSRLRTFHITGYQNLTQFEAQTACRRNYTNLVTVYSEEDNSVLANLTEEAGLYAAWIGLQRSQPRCKWSNGDAVTFRNSTQHCGTWSCCAAMKAEGSWDCNNCTQKKNFMCYKQDSCHSYQLVLEPMSWYEAQRYCREKYTDLVSIRDQEQNEEVNLNGKNSTTPFWIGLLCDDWEWTDGGLSTYRNWETDQSQRTGDCTKLQRGKWISVSCNTGFPALCYHSNATVFSAPGGNRLRTFYIIVDESLTQSEAQTACRRNYTDLVTVYSEEDNSVLANLTEEAGLYAAWIGLQHSRPSYKWSNGDAVTFRNSTQQCGSLSCCATMMANGSWESNNCTEKNHFMCYKQGVIRAMFSYQLVLEPMSWYEAQRYCREKYTDLVSIRDQEQNEEVNLNGKNSTTPFWIGLLCDDWEWADGGLSTYRNWRSRVPQPCDCVKLMKDEWSPSACNDPASALCYSTSIHVSEVRMIWEKALDYCQEGNRSGLLRIESDLDQKEVESELRRNKVPGPVWVGLKQSRLFGFWIWSNGMVVGSWTNWKGGRQPELPLSHQCGAIETRDQGYMWMDMNCRNELRVLCEVK, from the exons ATGTGTTATAAACAAG ATTCGTGCCACAGTTATCAGTTAGTGCTTGAGCCAATGTCCTGGTATGAAGCCCAGAGATACTGCAGGGAGAAATACACTGATCTGGTCAGCATCAGAGATCAGGAGCAAAATGAAGAGGTGAATCTGAATGGGAAGATCAGCACCACCCCCTTCTGGATCGGCCTGCTGTGTGATGACTGGGAGTGGACTGATGGAGGACTCTCCACCTACAGGAACTGGGGGACTGATCAGCCTCAGAGACCAGGAGACTGTACAAAACTGCAAAGAGGGAAATGGATCTCAGTGTCATGTAATACTGGTTTTCCTGCTCTGTGCTACCACAGTAATGCCACAG GTGGAAGTCGTCTCAGAACATTCAACATCACAGGATATGAGAATCTGACTCAGTCTGAGGCTCAGACAGCTTGTAGAAGAAACTACACCGACCTCATCACTGTGTACAGTGAGGAAGACAACAGTGTACTGGCTAATCTGACTGAGGAGGCTGGATTATATGCTGCCTGGATTGGTCTCCAACGCAGTCAGCCCAGATGTAAATGGTCTAATGGTGATGCAGTTACATTCAGAAACTCAACACAACACTGTGGGACATGGAGCTGCTGTGCTGCTATGAAGGCTGAGGGTTCATGGGATTGTAATAACTGCACACAGAAAAAGAATTTTATGTGTTATAAACAAG ATTCGTGCCACAGTTATCAGTTAGTGCTTGAGCCAATGTCCTGGTATGAAGCCCAGAGATACTGCAGGGAGAAATACACTGATCTGGTCAGCATCAGAGATCAGGAGCAAAATGAAGAGGTGAATCTGAATGGGAAGAACAGCACCACCCCCTTCTGGATCGGCCTGCTGTGTGATGACTGGGAGTGGACTGATGGAGGTCTCTCCACCTACAGGAACTGGGAGACTGATCAGCCTCAGACAACAGGAGACTGTACAACACTGCTAGGAGGGAAATGGATCTCAGTGTCATGTAATACTGGTTTTCCTGCTCTGTGCTACCACAGTAATGCCACAG TATTTTCTGCTGCAGGTGGAAGTCGTCTCAGAACATTCCACATCACAGGATATCAGAATCTGACTCAGTTTGAGGCTCAGACAGCTTGTAGAAGAAACTACACCAACCTCGTCACTGTGTACAGTGAGGAAGACAACAGTGTACTGGCTAATCTGACTGAGGAGGCTGGATTATATGCTGCCTGGATTGGTCTCCAACGCAGTCAGCCCAGATGTAAATGGTCTAATGGTGATGCAGTTACATTCAGAAACTCAACACAACACTGTGGGACATGGAGCTGTTGTGCTGCTATGAAGGCTGAGGGTTCATGGGATTGTAATAACTGCACACAGAAAAAGAATTTTATGTGTTATAAACAAG ATTCGTGCCACAGTTATCAGTTAGTGCTTGAGCCAATGTCCTGGTATGAAGCCCAGAGATACTGCAGGGAGAAATACACTGATCTGGTCAGCATCAGAGATCAGGAGCAAAATGAAGAGGTGAATCTGAATGGGAAGAACAGCACCACCCCCTTCTGGATCGGCCTGCTGTGTGATGACTGGGAGTGGACTGATGGAGGTCTCTCCACCTACAGGAACTGGGAGACTGATCAGCCTCAGACAACAGGAGACTGTACAACACTGCTAGGAGGGAAATGGATCTCAGTGTCATGTAATACTGGTTTTCCTGCTCTGTGCTACCACAGTAATGCCACAG TATTTTCTGCTGCAGGTGGAAGTCGTCTCAGAACATTCCACATCACAGGATATCAGAATCTGACTCAGTTTGAGGCTCAGACAGCTTGTAGAAGAAACTACACCAACCTCGTCACTGTGTACAGTGAGGAAGACAACAGTGTACTGGCTAATCTGACTGAGGAGGCTGGATTATATGCTGCCTGGATTGGTCTCCAACGCAGTCAGCCCAGATGTAAATGGTCTAATGGTGATGCAGTTACATTCAGAAACTCAACACAACACTGTGGGACATGGAGCTGTTGTGCTGCTATGAAGGCTGAGGGTTCATGGGATTGTAATAACTGCACACAGAAAAAGAATTTTATGTGTTATAAACAAG ATTCGTGCCACAGTTATCAGTTAGTGCTTGAGCCAATGTCCTGGTATGAAGCCCAGAGATACTGCAGGGAGAAATACACTGATCTGGTCAGCATCAGAGATCAGGAGCAAAATGAAGAGGTGAATCTGAATGGGAAGAACAGCACCACCCCCTTCTGGATCGGCCTGCTGTGTGATGACTGGGAGTGGACTGATGGAGGTCTCTCCACCTACAGGAACTGGGAGACTGATCAGTCTCAGAGAACAGGAGACTGTACAAAACTGCAAAGAGGGAAATGGATCTCAGTGTCATGTAATACTGGTTTTCCTGCTCTGTGCTACCACAGTAATGCCACAG TATTTTCTGCTCCAGGTGGAAATCGTCTCAGAACATTCTACATCATTGTGGATGAGAGTCTGACTCAGTCTGAGGCTCAGACAGCTTGTAGAAGAAACTACACCGACCTCGTCACTGTGTACAGTGAGGAAGACAACAGTGTACTGGCTAATCTGACTGAGGAGGCTGGATTATATGCTGCCTGGATTGGGCTCCAACACAGTCGGCCCAGTTATAAATGGTCTAATGGTGATGCAGTTACATTCAGAAACTCAACACAACAGTGTGGGTCATTAAGCTGCTGTGCTACTATGATGGCTAATGGTTCATGGGAGAGTAATAACTGCACAGAGAAAAATCATTTTATGTGTTATAAACAAG GTGTTATTAGAGCCATGTTCAGTTATCAGTTAGTGCTTGAGCCAATGTCCTGGTATGAAGCCCAGAGATACTGCAGGGAGAAATACACTGATCTGGTCAGCATCAGAGACCAGGAGCAAAATGAAGAGGTGAATCTGAATGGGAAGAACAGCACCACCCCCTTCTGGATCGGCCTGCTGTGTGATGACTGGGAGTGGGCTGATGGAGGTCTCTCCACCTACAGGAACTGGAGATCTCGTGTCCCTCAGCCATGTGATTGTGTAAAACTGATGAAGGATGAATGGTCTCCATCAGCGTGTAATGATCCTGCATCTGCTCTGTGCTACAGCA CATCCATccatgtgagtgaggtcagGATGATCTGGGAGAAAGCTCTGGACTACTGTCAGGAAGGTAACAGGTCTGGTCTCCTACGCATTGAGTCTGACCTCGACCAGAAAGAAGTGGAGTCTGAACTCAGAAGGAATAAAGTCCCTGGGCCTGTGTGGGTGGGGCTTAAACAGAGCCGACTCTTTGGGTTCTGGATTTGGTCCAATGGGATGGTTGTGGGATCTTGGACCAACTGGAAGGGAGGAAGACAGCCAGAACTTCCCCTGTCTCACCAGTGTGGCGCCATAGAAACACGAGATCAAGGCTACATGTGGATGGACATGAACTGTAGGAATGAACTCAGAGTTTTATGTGAAGTGAAATGA
- the LOC143491251 gene encoding macrophage mannose receptor 1-like isoform X1, protein MCYKQDSCHSYQLVLEPMSWYEAQRYCREKYTDLVSIRDQEQNEEVNLNGKISTTPFWIGLLCDDWEWTDGGLSTYRNWGTDQPQRPGDCTKLQRGKWISVSCNTGFPALCYHSNATVFSAAGGSRLRTFNITGYENLTQSEAQTACRRNYTDLITVYSEEDNSVLANLTEEAGLYAAWIGLQRSQPRCKWSNGDAVTFRNSTQHCGTWSCCAAMKAEGSWDCNNCTQKKNFMCYKQDSCHSYQLVLEPMSWYEAQRYCREKYTDLVSIRDQEQNEEVNLNGKNSTTPFWIGLLCDDWEWTDGGLSTYRNWETDQPQTTGDCTTLLGGKWISVSCNTGFPALCYHSNATVFSAAGGSRLRTFHITGYQNLTQFEAQTACRRNYTNLVTVYSEEDNSVLANLTEEAGLYAAWIGLQRSQPRCKWSNGDAVTFRNSTQHCGTWSCCAAMKAEGSWDCNNCTQKKNFMCYKQDSCHSYQLVLEPMSWYEAQRYCREKYTDLVSIRDQEQNEEVNLNGKNSTTPFWIGLLCDDWEWTDGGLSTYRNWETDQPQTTGDCTTLLGGKWISVSCNTGFPALCYHSNATVFSAAGGSRLRTFHITGYQNLTQFEAQTACRRNYTNLVTVYSEEDNSVLANLTEEAGLYAAWIGLQRSQPRCKWSNGDAVTFRNSTQHCGTWSCCAAMKAEGSWDCNNCTQKKNFMCYKQDSCHSYQLVLEPMSWYEAQRYCREKYTDLVSIRDQEQNEEVNLNGKNSTTPFWIGLLCDDWEWTDGGLSTYRNWETDQSQRTGDCTKLQRGKWISVSCNTGFPALCYHSNATVFSAPGGNRLRTFYIIVDESLTQSEAQTACRRNYTDLVTVYSEEDNSVLANLTEEAGLYAAWIGLQHSRPSYKWSNGDAVTFRNSTQQCGSLSCCATMMANGSWESNNCTEKNHFMCYKQGVIRAMFSYQLVLEPMSWYEAQRYCREKYTDLVSIRDQEQNEEVNLNGKNSTTPFWIGLLCDDWEWADGGLSTYRNWRSRVPQPCDCVKLMKDEWSPSACNDPASALCYSTSIHVSEVRMIWEKALDYCQEGNRSGLLRIESDLDQKEVESELRRNKVPGPVWVGLKQSRLFGFWIWSNGMVVGSWTNWKGGRQPELPLSHQCGAIETRDQGYMWMDMNCRNELRVLCEVK, encoded by the exons ATGTGTTATAAACAAG ATTCGTGCCACAGTTATCAGTTAGTGCTTGAGCCAATGTCCTGGTATGAAGCCCAGAGATACTGCAGGGAGAAATACACTGATCTGGTCAGCATCAGAGATCAGGAGCAAAATGAAGAGGTGAATCTGAATGGGAAGATCAGCACCACCCCCTTCTGGATCGGCCTGCTGTGTGATGACTGGGAGTGGACTGATGGAGGACTCTCCACCTACAGGAACTGGGGGACTGATCAGCCTCAGAGACCAGGAGACTGTACAAAACTGCAAAGAGGGAAATGGATCTCAGTGTCATGTAATACTGGTTTTCCTGCTCTGTGCTACCACAGTAATGCCACAG TCTTTTCTGCTGCAGGTGGAAGTCGTCTCAGAACATTCAACATCACAGGATATGAGAATCTGACTCAGTCTGAGGCTCAGACAGCTTGTAGAAGAAACTACACCGACCTCATCACTGTGTACAGTGAGGAAGACAACAGTGTACTGGCTAATCTGACTGAGGAGGCTGGATTATATGCTGCCTGGATTGGTCTCCAACGCAGTCAGCCCAGATGTAAATGGTCTAATGGTGATGCAGTTACATTCAGAAACTCAACACAACACTGTGGGACATGGAGCTGCTGTGCTGCTATGAAGGCTGAGGGTTCATGGGATTGTAATAACTGCACACAGAAAAAGAATTTTATGTGTTATAAACAAG ATTCGTGCCACAGTTATCAGTTAGTGCTTGAGCCAATGTCCTGGTATGAAGCCCAGAGATACTGCAGGGAGAAATACACTGATCTGGTCAGCATCAGAGATCAGGAGCAAAATGAAGAGGTGAATCTGAATGGGAAGAACAGCACCACCCCCTTCTGGATCGGCCTGCTGTGTGATGACTGGGAGTGGACTGATGGAGGTCTCTCCACCTACAGGAACTGGGAGACTGATCAGCCTCAGACAACAGGAGACTGTACAACACTGCTAGGAGGGAAATGGATCTCAGTGTCATGTAATACTGGTTTTCCTGCTCTGTGCTACCACAGTAATGCCACAG TATTTTCTGCTGCAGGTGGAAGTCGTCTCAGAACATTCCACATCACAGGATATCAGAATCTGACTCAGTTTGAGGCTCAGACAGCTTGTAGAAGAAACTACACCAACCTCGTCACTGTGTACAGTGAGGAAGACAACAGTGTACTGGCTAATCTGACTGAGGAGGCTGGATTATATGCTGCCTGGATTGGTCTCCAACGCAGTCAGCCCAGATGTAAATGGTCTAATGGTGATGCAGTTACATTCAGAAACTCAACACAACACTGTGGGACATGGAGCTGTTGTGCTGCTATGAAGGCTGAGGGTTCATGGGATTGTAATAACTGCACACAGAAAAAGAATTTTATGTGTTATAAACAAG ATTCGTGCCACAGTTATCAGTTAGTGCTTGAGCCAATGTCCTGGTATGAAGCCCAGAGATACTGCAGGGAGAAATACACTGATCTGGTCAGCATCAGAGATCAGGAGCAAAATGAAGAGGTGAATCTGAATGGGAAGAACAGCACCACCCCCTTCTGGATCGGCCTGCTGTGTGATGACTGGGAGTGGACTGATGGAGGTCTCTCCACCTACAGGAACTGGGAGACTGATCAGCCTCAGACAACAGGAGACTGTACAACACTGCTAGGAGGGAAATGGATCTCAGTGTCATGTAATACTGGTTTTCCTGCTCTGTGCTACCACAGTAATGCCACAG TATTTTCTGCTGCAGGTGGAAGTCGTCTCAGAACATTCCACATCACAGGATATCAGAATCTGACTCAGTTTGAGGCTCAGACAGCTTGTAGAAGAAACTACACCAACCTCGTCACTGTGTACAGTGAGGAAGACAACAGTGTACTGGCTAATCTGACTGAGGAGGCTGGATTATATGCTGCCTGGATTGGTCTCCAACGCAGTCAGCCCAGATGTAAATGGTCTAATGGTGATGCAGTTACATTCAGAAACTCAACACAACACTGTGGGACATGGAGCTGTTGTGCTGCTATGAAGGCTGAGGGTTCATGGGATTGTAATAACTGCACACAGAAAAAGAATTTTATGTGTTATAAACAAG ATTCGTGCCACAGTTATCAGTTAGTGCTTGAGCCAATGTCCTGGTATGAAGCCCAGAGATACTGCAGGGAGAAATACACTGATCTGGTCAGCATCAGAGATCAGGAGCAAAATGAAGAGGTGAATCTGAATGGGAAGAACAGCACCACCCCCTTCTGGATCGGCCTGCTGTGTGATGACTGGGAGTGGACTGATGGAGGTCTCTCCACCTACAGGAACTGGGAGACTGATCAGTCTCAGAGAACAGGAGACTGTACAAAACTGCAAAGAGGGAAATGGATCTCAGTGTCATGTAATACTGGTTTTCCTGCTCTGTGCTACCACAGTAATGCCACAG TATTTTCTGCTCCAGGTGGAAATCGTCTCAGAACATTCTACATCATTGTGGATGAGAGTCTGACTCAGTCTGAGGCTCAGACAGCTTGTAGAAGAAACTACACCGACCTCGTCACTGTGTACAGTGAGGAAGACAACAGTGTACTGGCTAATCTGACTGAGGAGGCTGGATTATATGCTGCCTGGATTGGGCTCCAACACAGTCGGCCCAGTTATAAATGGTCTAATGGTGATGCAGTTACATTCAGAAACTCAACACAACAGTGTGGGTCATTAAGCTGCTGTGCTACTATGATGGCTAATGGTTCATGGGAGAGTAATAACTGCACAGAGAAAAATCATTTTATGTGTTATAAACAAG GTGTTATTAGAGCCATGTTCAGTTATCAGTTAGTGCTTGAGCCAATGTCCTGGTATGAAGCCCAGAGATACTGCAGGGAGAAATACACTGATCTGGTCAGCATCAGAGACCAGGAGCAAAATGAAGAGGTGAATCTGAATGGGAAGAACAGCACCACCCCCTTCTGGATCGGCCTGCTGTGTGATGACTGGGAGTGGGCTGATGGAGGTCTCTCCACCTACAGGAACTGGAGATCTCGTGTCCCTCAGCCATGTGATTGTGTAAAACTGATGAAGGATGAATGGTCTCCATCAGCGTGTAATGATCCTGCATCTGCTCTGTGCTACAGCA CATCCATccatgtgagtgaggtcagGATGATCTGGGAGAAAGCTCTGGACTACTGTCAGGAAGGTAACAGGTCTGGTCTCCTACGCATTGAGTCTGACCTCGACCAGAAAGAAGTGGAGTCTGAACTCAGAAGGAATAAAGTCCCTGGGCCTGTGTGGGTGGGGCTTAAACAGAGCCGACTCTTTGGGTTCTGGATTTGGTCCAATGGGATGGTTGTGGGATCTTGGACCAACTGGAAGGGAGGAAGACAGCCAGAACTTCCCCTGTCTCACCAGTGTGGCGCCATAGAAACACGAGATCAAGGCTACATGTGGATGGACATGAACTGTAGGAATGAACTCAGAGTTTTATGTGAAGTGAAATGA